The proteins below are encoded in one region of Pirellulales bacterium:
- a CDS encoding DUF4272 domain-containing protein, producing the protein MAKEPLTIFSTRIDPRSIVESMRQYADEIELDGAPEGWRTLIARGPRRLLRRRLELTIVHDSNYYLGPRWPNQIGGLLQHCAALAGGELRPELGETIQNLRFAVGLPAADLDLASDDPRLDWLFAVCRRIDGLIFTPTSLRDAQGRVFFSSCEPADRSARLPSISVDDSAPAMADESENDEPAPPSPQRVAQRALVLCALANRGLIENESGSSKEFEEDCEAMLEWLEELALLEEIEPEELDVMRCPLGEMDSQTMIDAIWRIEGLGVLFWALHLHELPAYDETVVPLELFEVAGMFDPRPARQLIQNAKLRSANELAAYQTHALMFHWRLRNFFLHPGPVDFVEMSEKGWFGPFDISTYRIVGRDLAIGEVGIHEANPQLINKCNSLAAERHRAINWLCGEGDLYSEIDTST; encoded by the coding sequence ATGGCCAAAGAGCCGCTGACGATTTTTTCTACCCGGATCGATCCGCGGAGCATCGTCGAGAGCATGCGGCAATATGCCGACGAGATAGAACTGGACGGTGCGCCCGAGGGCTGGCGAACGCTGATTGCTCGTGGTCCACGACGACTGCTGCGCCGCCGGCTCGAATTGACCATTGTCCACGATTCGAACTACTACCTGGGGCCGCGGTGGCCGAATCAGATTGGCGGCTTGTTGCAACACTGTGCGGCACTGGCCGGCGGCGAATTGCGGCCCGAGTTGGGGGAAACGATTCAAAACCTGCGATTCGCCGTGGGGCTGCCGGCGGCGGATCTCGACCTAGCGAGCGACGATCCCCGGCTCGATTGGCTGTTTGCCGTATGCCGTCGCATCGATGGTCTGATCTTTACGCCGACTTCGTTGCGTGATGCCCAAGGTCGCGTGTTTTTCTCGTCTTGTGAGCCAGCGGATCGATCTGCCCGTCTGCCATCGATTTCCGTCGATGACTCCGCACCGGCGATGGCTGACGAGTCGGAGAACGACGAGCCTGCTCCCCCCTCTCCGCAACGAGTCGCGCAGCGTGCGCTCGTTCTTTGTGCTTTGGCGAATCGCGGCTTGATCGAAAATGAATCTGGCTCGAGCAAAGAGTTCGAGGAAGATTGCGAGGCCATGCTCGAATGGCTGGAGGAGCTTGCACTGTTGGAGGAAATCGAGCCCGAGGAACTCGACGTGATGCGATGCCCGCTCGGGGAGATGGATTCGCAAACGATGATTGATGCTATCTGGCGCATCGAAGGGTTGGGCGTATTATTCTGGGCGTTGCACCTGCACGAACTTCCTGCGTACGACGAAACTGTCGTGCCGCTGGAACTGTTTGAAGTGGCCGGCATGTTCGATCCACGACCCGCGCGGCAACTCATCCAGAATGCAAAATTGCGCAGTGCGAACGAACTGGCTGCATATCAGACGCATGCCCTTATGTTCCACTGGCGACTGAGAAACTTCTTCCTGCACCCGGGCCCCGTCGACTTCGTGGAAATGTCCGAGAAAGGCTGGTTTGGTCCTTTCGATATTTCCACCTATCGCATCGTCGGACGCGATCTGGCCATCGGAGAGGTCGGCATCCATGAGGCGAATCCTCAACTGATCAACAAGTGCAATAGTCTTGCCGCAGAGCGCCACCGCGCCATCAATTGGCTCTGCGGCGAAGGCGATCTCTATTCCGAGATCGATACCAGCACGTGA
- the guaD gene encoding guanine deaminase, translating to MSCSVHAIRGSFFDLVGDPWKHLGAEHEAARFIRDGLLVVENGLIKDFGPSSELSSRYPGIPTTEIRGRLIMPGFIDGHIHFPQTRALGAYGAQLLGWLQESIFPEEAKYQDRNYSRHAAKRFFDALLAGGTTTAQVFTTACPVPTEELFEEATRRNIRVIAGLTGIDRFAPEGSTITPEDFYLESKRLIEQYHRKGRNLYAITPRFAVGCTTEMMESCRRLKEEFNDCWINTHISENPSEIRTCHQYYPECSDYTAVHELHGLLGPKFTAGHGVWLSDDEFRRFSKAGAAVSFCPLSNLFLGSGLFRIGRAMDPQHRVRVSLGSDVGGGNAFSLIRVMEEAYKVGMCNNTMLDGSVNPREQNSAEAERSKLSSYRAFYLATLGGAESLYLDDILGNFNPGKEADFVALDCNAGQLAMEWHQSLVAEATPANVHEAAKLLFGVMAIGDDRNIDETWIAGERLYKKGAAQQQANGTVPYDFGVFDNEESYVGPATVVSH from the coding sequence ATGAGCTGCTCCGTCCATGCCATTCGTGGTTCGTTTTTCGACCTCGTGGGCGATCCCTGGAAGCACCTTGGCGCGGAGCATGAGGCTGCCCGATTCATTCGCGATGGTTTGCTGGTCGTCGAGAATGGCCTGATCAAGGACTTCGGTCCCTCTAGCGAGCTCTCGTCGCGCTACCCGGGCATTCCGACCACGGAGATTCGCGGCCGGTTGATCATGCCGGGCTTTATTGACGGACACATTCACTTCCCGCAGACACGTGCCTTGGGTGCGTACGGCGCACAGTTGCTCGGCTGGCTGCAGGAATCGATCTTCCCGGAAGAGGCGAAGTACCAGGATCGCAACTACTCGCGCCATGCGGCCAAGCGCTTCTTCGACGCTCTGTTGGCGGGTGGCACGACGACCGCTCAGGTTTTTACCACGGCTTGCCCGGTGCCGACGGAAGAGCTCTTCGAAGAAGCCACGCGGCGCAACATCCGCGTGATCGCCGGCCTGACCGGTATCGATCGCTTCGCCCCGGAAGGTTCGACGATCACCCCCGAAGATTTCTATCTCGAATCGAAGCGTTTGATCGAGCAGTATCACCGCAAGGGTCGCAACCTGTATGCGATCACGCCGCGCTTCGCCGTGGGTTGCACCACCGAGATGATGGAAAGCTGTCGCCGGCTGAAGGAAGAGTTCAACGACTGCTGGATCAACACCCACATCTCGGAGAATCCCTCGGAGATTCGCACCTGTCACCAGTACTATCCCGAGTGCAGCGATTACACCGCCGTCCATGAGCTGCACGGGCTGTTGGGTCCGAAGTTCACGGCCGGTCACGGCGTGTGGCTCTCGGACGACGAGTTCCGTCGCTTCTCAAAGGCGGGCGCCGCGGTCTCGTTCTGCCCACTCTCGAATCTGTTCTTGGGCTCAGGCCTGTTCCGCATTGGCCGCGCCATGGATCCGCAACATCGTGTGCGCGTGAGCCTGGGGAGCGACGTCGGTGGCGGCAACGCCTTCAGCCTGATTCGCGTCATGGAAGAGGCCTACAAGGTCGGCATGTGCAACAACACGATGCTCGACGGCTCGGTCAATCCGCGCGAGCAGAATTCGGCCGAAGCGGAGCGCAGTAAGCTCAGCTCGTATCGTGCCTTTTACCTGGCCACGCTGGGTGGGGCCGAGTCACTGTACCTGGACGACATCCTGGGCAACTTCAACCCGGGCAAGGAAGCCGACTTCGTCGCGCTCGACTGCAATGCCGGTCAATTGGCGATGGAGTGGCATCAGTCGCTCGTGGCCGAAGCCACCCCGGCTAATGTCCACGAGGCAGCCAAGCTGCTTTTCGGCGTGATGGCCATCGGCGACGATCGCAACATCGACGAGACGTGGATCGCCGGCGAGCGGCTGTACAAGAAGGGCGCTGCGCAGCAACAGGCGAACGGCACCGTGCCGTACGACTTCGGTGTGTTTGATAACGAAGAGTCGTACGTCGGTCCCGCGACGGTCGTCTCGCACTAA
- a CDS encoding carbohydrate porin, with protein MSFSTAAWGEERASSQHAAQIQLQNDDPPSTFRLAAEETNPAAEDFQFESAPRGGGDGGRQAPLSERDRAGAEVPYHLGVSGNPAAVNINVGTGKLGRLLGLSEDSGLRLGGVWVGDASGVLSGGVEPGQWGLNNLIVADLSLDAGKRWGWHGCSFGTQFLDFTGQPTNSLAGTVQGFDGIQSSPPLNRTELYQLWWRQEWFDGKLITRLGKSVPSYDFGNVLAGVPVHDAAYNIPAVTSLIYTPIFVNPTMLGRLPGYYDSSTGISMTLLPTEHAYISYGFFDGNNAHGHDMGMRGPLFNGNYFHIGEIGTTWMCGPLEKPGKVGVGLWGQSGQLSTPSGDEVDGDGGAYMFASQRLWFRHPGRDNSGISGFMQLGANNSDALLVRKYVGCGFTAFGLVRGRPKDSQGIGMAWAFLNNEPTAGSFFFPGPPASNGSQELRSNELMLQAYYQFNLWDGAIYQPTLTYIPNPGVRNDVPAAFALSNYLIMLF; from the coding sequence TTGTCATTCAGCACGGCGGCCTGGGGCGAAGAACGCGCGAGCAGTCAACACGCTGCCCAGATCCAATTGCAGAATGATGATCCTCCTTCCACCTTTCGCCTCGCTGCCGAAGAGACCAACCCGGCCGCGGAAGATTTCCAATTCGAATCCGCGCCGCGCGGTGGTGGCGATGGCGGACGACAAGCTCCACTAAGCGAGCGCGACCGTGCCGGTGCCGAAGTGCCCTATCACCTCGGCGTGTCGGGCAACCCCGCCGCCGTGAACATCAACGTAGGCACCGGCAAGCTCGGCCGGTTGCTCGGCCTCAGCGAAGACTCCGGCCTGCGCCTCGGCGGCGTCTGGGTCGGCGATGCCAGCGGCGTTCTCAGCGGTGGTGTCGAGCCGGGGCAATGGGGGCTCAACAACCTTATCGTGGCCGACCTCTCGCTCGACGCCGGAAAACGCTGGGGATGGCACGGCTGTTCGTTCGGCACGCAGTTTCTCGATTTCACGGGCCAGCCCACGAATTCGCTCGCCGGAACGGTGCAGGGCTTCGACGGCATTCAGTCCTCGCCGCCGCTGAATCGCACCGAGCTGTATCAGCTCTGGTGGCGGCAGGAATGGTTCGACGGCAAGCTCATCACGCGCCTCGGAAAATCGGTCCCCTCGTACGACTTCGGCAACGTGCTCGCCGGCGTGCCGGTGCATGACGCCGCGTACAACATTCCCGCCGTCACGAGCTTGATCTACACGCCAATCTTCGTGAACCCCACGATGCTCGGCCGCTTGCCCGGCTACTACGATTCTTCGACCGGCATCTCGATGACACTGCTGCCGACGGAGCACGCGTACATTTCGTACGGCTTCTTCGACGGCAACAATGCGCACGGGCATGACATGGGGATGCGCGGCCCGCTCTTCAATGGCAATTACTTCCACATCGGCGAAATCGGCACGACGTGGATGTGCGGACCGCTAGAGAAACCGGGCAAGGTCGGCGTCGGCCTTTGGGGGCAAAGCGGTCAACTTTCGACCCCCAGCGGCGACGAGGTCGACGGCGATGGCGGCGCCTACATGTTCGCCTCGCAACGTCTCTGGTTTCGCCATCCGGGCCGCGACAACAGCGGCATCTCCGGCTTCATGCAACTTGGTGCGAACAACTCCGATGCGCTGCTGGTGCGCAAGTACGTTGGCTGCGGCTTCACCGCCTTCGGCCTCGTGCGCGGCCGGCCGAAGGACTCGCAGGGCATCGGCATGGCCTGGGCGTTCCTCAACAATGAGCCCACCGCCGGGTCATTCTTCTTTCCCGGCCCACCAGCGAGCAACGGCTCGCAGGAGCTACGCTCGAACGAGCTCATGCTGCAGGCCTACTACCAGTTCAACCTCTGGGACGGAGCGATTTACCAGCCAACGCTCACCTATATCCCCAACCCTGGCGTGCGCAACGACGTGCCGGCGGCCTTTGCCCTTTCGAACTATCTGATCATGCTCTTCTAG
- a CDS encoding DUF4334 domain-containing protein: MSSADARAQFEKFRDDPGPLDTARLDAYFDTLEPISCEQLFGAWKGGELKTGHKGSLALKALQWHGKTFHSRLDVKPLMCRNDEGQLYSNQAMKGEASLWMIEFRGKTSACMVYDGQPVFDHFRKIDDHTVMGIMDGKEQVFDNGKHFYFYLERE, from the coding sequence ATGTCCAGTGCCGATGCCCGAGCGCAATTCGAAAAATTTCGCGACGATCCCGGTCCCCTCGACACGGCGCGGCTCGACGCCTACTTCGACACGCTCGAGCCCATCTCGTGCGAGCAACTCTTCGGCGCGTGGAAGGGGGGCGAGCTCAAGACGGGCCACAAGGGGAGTCTCGCCCTCAAGGCCCTCCAGTGGCACGGCAAGACCTTCCACTCGCGACTCGACGTCAAGCCGCTGATGTGCCGCAATGACGAAGGCCAACTCTACTCGAATCAGGCCATGAAGGGGGAAGCCAGCTTGTGGATGATCGAGTTTCGCGGCAAGACTTCAGCCTGCATGGTCTACGACGGTCAGCCCGTCTTCGACCACTTTCGTAAAATCGACGACCACACCGTCATGGGCATCATGGACGGCAAAGAACAGGTCTTCGATAACGGCAAGCACTTTTACTTCTATCTCGAACGGGAATAG
- a CDS encoding NAD(P)-dependent alcohol dehydrogenase: MPPVTAAVVREKGGPWSLEPLELDEPRDDEVLVRIVATGVCHTDLSIRDQYLPLPLPIVLGHEGAGIVERTGGKVKNLAVGDHVVLVPLSCGACGNCQSGMQVYCDQFLRLNIGLRRPDGSATLRAGEKKVHGSFFGQSSFATHALAHERNAIRVPRDLPLELLGPLGCGVPTGAGTVMNALRPKPGASIAIFGAGTVGLSAIMAAKLVGCTTIIAIDRREIRLELARELGATHTIHNTTSDPVNAIRKLTGGRGANFTIDTTAAPQVMRQAVDCLAPPGTCAALGLAQAGAEFSLDINTLGQGRTIRGVTEGECVPNIMIPTLLELWQQGRFPFDRLIRKYAFQEINQAATDLASGAALKPVLVMG; this comes from the coding sequence ATGCCCCCTGTTACCGCCGCCGTTGTCCGCGAAAAAGGTGGTCCCTGGTCGCTCGAGCCCCTCGAGCTCGACGAGCCGCGCGACGACGAGGTGCTCGTCCGCATCGTGGCCACGGGCGTCTGCCACACTGATCTCTCGATCCGCGATCAGTACCTGCCGCTGCCTCTTCCCATCGTCCTCGGCCACGAGGGGGCCGGCATCGTGGAACGCACGGGGGGAAAAGTAAAAAACCTGGCCGTCGGCGATCACGTCGTCCTCGTGCCGCTGAGCTGCGGCGCGTGCGGCAACTGCCAGTCGGGCATGCAGGTCTACTGCGACCAGTTCCTGCGGCTGAACATCGGCCTCCGCCGCCCGGACGGCTCCGCCACGCTCCGCGCCGGCGAGAAAAAGGTCCACGGCTCCTTCTTCGGCCAGTCCTCCTTCGCCACGCACGCCTTGGCCCACGAGCGCAACGCCATCCGCGTCCCGCGCGATCTGCCTCTCGAACTGTTGGGACCCCTCGGCTGCGGCGTCCCCACCGGCGCAGGCACCGTGATGAATGCCCTGCGACCCAAGCCCGGCGCGAGCATCGCCATCTTCGGCGCCGGCACCGTGGGATTGTCGGCCATCATGGCGGCCAAGCTCGTCGGCTGCACCACGATCATCGCCATCGACCGCCGCGAAATCCGCCTCGAGCTGGCCCGCGAACTGGGAGCCACGCACACCATCCACAACACGACGAGCGACCCGGTAAACGCGATCCGCAAGCTAACCGGCGGCCGCGGCGCCAACTTCACGATCGACACCACCGCCGCGCCGCAGGTGATGCGTCAGGCGGTCGATTGTCTTGCCCCACCAGGCACCTGCGCGGCCCTCGGCCTGGCCCAGGCGGGCGCGGAATTCTCGCTCGACATCAACACGCTAGGCCAAGGCCGCACCATCCGCGGCGTGACCGAAGGCGAATGCGTGCCAAACATCATGATCCCAACCCTGCTGGAACTCTGGCAACAAGGCCGCTTCCCCTTCGACCGCCTGATCCGCAAGTACGCCTTCCAAGAAATCAACCAAGCCGCCACCGACCTGGCCAGCGGAGCAGCACTGAAGCCAGTGCTGGTGATGGGGTGA